A genome region from Panthera uncia isolate 11264 chromosome A3 unlocalized genomic scaffold, Puncia_PCG_1.0 HiC_scaffold_11, whole genome shotgun sequence includes the following:
- the CEP68 gene encoding centrosomal protein of 68 kDa isoform X2 — protein MALGEEKAEVEAPADTKALSYGQWSCREQEVDTPGLTSGEQEQPPHLEAEGGLASPVWGTERLPAPACCDRAGPSPSGAYQPQANNTRREPVAGRSQPALGCLLPSAGPGTGDLLHSVESQMEETRLSASEELPQTLTVPRATGLCSGHDADTEDDPSPVESPRALDLSQQPHSSGFPFPTRWRSVVSQGTAVPQFSSRSVSASSPGSSLQGHQEKAEPQSCSIAKVSSSLELAMPHSAPSVGSVPRLQWSPQPASSGVDAPGLGRRRLSFQAEYWACVLPDSLPPSPDRHSPLWNPNKEYEDLLDYTYPLRPKPHLPKHLDSHMLADPVLQDSGVDLDSFSVSPASTLKSPTNGSQNCPSAEASALLFSRPGEPSLRRWSSGIPQKQGSVGLASCNQLTSTPRAPGGRDAPWESREPAPRGAKDWLPMGKHPEAGSPQRRTWERGWPLPRTDREKGASQGVWHPACTESGWKPEEEVESDDEYLALPARLTQVSSLVSHLGSIPTLVTLPTGAAEGQTSLDVSDSDGPASLPSDSSQSQLPSEAALRGSRGPEGQNHRLLCSFIHARGSAGEGGLGNSQALGVSSGPLRAHSSLPAVWDRHAFLDLDAAGQPPGKGEPGKESLVQCVKTFCCQLEELIRWLYNIADVTDHLIPSKSNLTGLKSSLQLYRQFKKDIDEHQSLTESVLQKGEILLQCLLDNTPVLKDVLGRISKQPSELESHADRLYDAILASLDMLAGCTLIPDNTPVAHRSTDVKGISLASSKAEM, from the exons ATGGCTTTGGGAGAAGAAAAGGCGGAGGTGGAGGCCCCCGCAGACACCAAGGCCCTGTCCTATGGGCAGTGGAGCTGCAGGGAGCAGGAAGTGGACACCCCAGGGCTCACGAGCGGGGAGCAGGAGCAGCCACCACACCTGGAAGCTGAGGGAGGGCTTGCATCCCCGGTGTGGGGAACAGAGAGGCTACCTGCCCCTGCCTGCTGTGACAGGGCTGGCCCCAGCCCCTCTGGAGCCTACCAGCCACAGGCCAACAACACCAGAAGGGAGCCAGTAGCTGGTAGATCTCAGCCTGCTCTTGGTTGCCTGCTTCCTTCTGCTGGCCCGGGGACTGGAGACCTTTTGCACTCTGTGGAAAGCCAG ATGGAGGAGACCAGGCTTTCTGCCTCAGAGGAGCTACCTCAGACTCTTACTGTTCCCAGAGCCACAGGTCTCTGCTCAGGACATGATGCTGATACCGAAGATGACCCGTCCCCAGTTGAGTCGCCACGGGCGCTGGACCTCAGCCAGCAGCCTCACAGCTCAGGTTTCCCTTTCCCGACAAGATGGAGGTCTGTGGTGAGCCAAGGGACGGCTGTTCCTCAGTTCTCCAGCCGCAgtgtctctgcctcctccccggGCAGCAGTCTCCAGGGTCACCAGGAGAAGGCGGAACCTCAGAGTTGCTCCATTGCCAAGGTCTCATCCTCCCTGGAGCTGGCCATGCCCCACTCAGCCCCCTCTGTGGGGTCAGTGCCACGGCTCCAGTGGTCACCACAGCCTGCGTCCTCTGGGGTTGATGCtcctgggctggggaggaggcgCCTCTCCTTCCAGGCCGAGTACTGGGCCTGTGTGCTTCCAGACTCCTTACCTCCTTCCCCCGACCGCCACTCCCCACTCTGGAACCCGAATAAAGAGTACGAAGACCTGCTGGACTATACTTACCCACTCAGGCCCAAGCCTCACCTCCCAAAGCACCTTGACAGCCACATGCTGGCTGACCCTGTGCTGCAGGACTCAGGTGTAGACCTGGATAGCTTTTCTGTTTCCCCCGCGAGCACCCTGAAGTCACCCACTAATGGCTCCCAGAATTGCCCATCAGCAGAGGCCTCTGCCCTGCTATTCTCTAGGCCCGGAGAGCCAAGCCTTAGGCGGTGGTCCTCTGGCATACCCCAGAAGCAGGGCAGTGTGGGGTTGGCGTCTTGTAACCAGCTCACATCTACCCCCAGAGCCCCGGGCGGTAGGGATGCTCCTtgggagagcagagagccagCCCCGAGGGGTGCGAAGGACTGGCTACCCATGGGCAAGCACCCTGAGGCGGGCTCTCCCCAGCGGAGGACATGGGAGAGAGGGTGGCCCTTGCccaggacagacagagagaagggagccagCCAGGGTGTCTGGCACCCTGCCTGCACAGAATCTGGATGGAAACCAGAAGAGGAGGTGGAAAGTGATGACGAGTATCTCGCCCTGCCCGCTCGGCTGACGCAGGTTTCTAGTTTAGTTTCACATCTAGGTTCCATCCCCACCTTGGTAACCCTGCCCACGGGGGCTGCCGAAGGGCAGACCTCCCTCGACGTGTCAGACAGCGATGGGCCAGCTTCCCTCCCGTCGGACTCTAGCCAAAGCCAGCTTCCTTCTGAGGCTGCCCTCAGAGGGTCCAGGGGCCCTGAGGGCCAGAACCACCGTTTGCTCTGCTCCTTCATCCATGCAAGGGGCTCTGCAGGGGAAGGCGGTCTGGGGAACAGCCAGGCCCTGGGAGTCTCCTCTGGACCCCTGAGAGCACACTCTTCTTTGCCAGCTGTGTGGGATCGGCATGCGTTCTTAGACCTAGATGCTGCAGGGCAGCCTCCTGGGAAAGGAGAGCCCGGAAAAGAATCACTCGTGCAGTGTGTGAAG ACATTCTGCTGTCAGCTGGAAGAGCTGATCCGCTGGCTGTATAACATAGCAGATGTTACCGACCACCTGATTCCATCCAAGTCCAATCTTACAGGTCTCAAGTCTTCTCTGCAGCTTTACCGG CAATTTAAGAAAGATATAGATGAACACCAGTCCCTGACTGAGAGTGTCTTACAGAAAGGGGAGATTCTTCTTCAGTGCCTGTTGGATAACACCCCAG TGTTAAAGGATGTCCTCGGGAGGATCTCGAAGCAGCCCAGTGAGCTGGAGAGCCATGCAGATCGCCTGTATGATGCCATCTTAGCTTCCCTGGACATGCTGGCCGGCTGCACCCTCATCCCTGACAACACGCCAGTGGCGCACAGGAGCACCGACGTGAAGGGGATTAGTCTG gcATCTTCTAAGGCAGAGATGTAA
- the CEP68 gene encoding centrosomal protein of 68 kDa isoform X1, which translates to MALGEEKAEVEAPADTKALSYGQWSCREQEVDTPGLTSGEQEQPPHLEAEGGLASPVWGTERLPAPACCDRAGPSPSGAYQPQANNTRREPVAGRSQPALGCLLPSAGPGTGDLLHSVESQMEETRLSASEELPQTLTVPRATGLCSGHDADTEDDPSPVESPRALDLSQQPHSSGFPFPTRWRSVVSQGTAVPQFSSRSVSASSPGSSLQGHQEKAEPQSCSIAKVSSSLELAMPHSAPSVGSVPRLQWSPQPASSGVDAPGLGRRRLSFQAEYWACVLPDSLPPSPDRHSPLWNPNKEYEDLLDYTYPLRPKPHLPKHLDSHMLADPVLQDSGVDLDSFSVSPASTLKSPTNGSQNCPSAEASALLFSRPGEPSLRRWSSGIPQKQGSVGLASCNQLTSTPRAPGGRDAPWESREPAPRGAKDWLPMGKHPEAGSPQRRTWERGWPLPRTDREKGASQGVWHPACTESGWKPEEEVESDDEYLALPARLTQVSSLVSHLGSIPTLVTLPTGAAEGQTSLDVSDSDGPASLPSDSSQSQLPSEAALRGSRGPEGQNHRLLCSFIHARGSAGEGGLGNSQALGVSSGPLRAHSSLPAVWDRHAFLDLDAAGQPPGKGEPGKESLVQCVKTFCCQLEELIRWLYNIADVTDHLIPSKSNLTGLKSSLQLYRQFKKDIDEHQSLTESVLQKGEILLQCLLDNTPVLKDVLGRISKQPSELESHADRLYDAILASLDMLAGCTLIPDNTPVAHRSTDVKGISLVSRQPERRKRVHWTPVPGEGTELLL; encoded by the exons ATGGCTTTGGGAGAAGAAAAGGCGGAGGTGGAGGCCCCCGCAGACACCAAGGCCCTGTCCTATGGGCAGTGGAGCTGCAGGGAGCAGGAAGTGGACACCCCAGGGCTCACGAGCGGGGAGCAGGAGCAGCCACCACACCTGGAAGCTGAGGGAGGGCTTGCATCCCCGGTGTGGGGAACAGAGAGGCTACCTGCCCCTGCCTGCTGTGACAGGGCTGGCCCCAGCCCCTCTGGAGCCTACCAGCCACAGGCCAACAACACCAGAAGGGAGCCAGTAGCTGGTAGATCTCAGCCTGCTCTTGGTTGCCTGCTTCCTTCTGCTGGCCCGGGGACTGGAGACCTTTTGCACTCTGTGGAAAGCCAG ATGGAGGAGACCAGGCTTTCTGCCTCAGAGGAGCTACCTCAGACTCTTACTGTTCCCAGAGCCACAGGTCTCTGCTCAGGACATGATGCTGATACCGAAGATGACCCGTCCCCAGTTGAGTCGCCACGGGCGCTGGACCTCAGCCAGCAGCCTCACAGCTCAGGTTTCCCTTTCCCGACAAGATGGAGGTCTGTGGTGAGCCAAGGGACGGCTGTTCCTCAGTTCTCCAGCCGCAgtgtctctgcctcctccccggGCAGCAGTCTCCAGGGTCACCAGGAGAAGGCGGAACCTCAGAGTTGCTCCATTGCCAAGGTCTCATCCTCCCTGGAGCTGGCCATGCCCCACTCAGCCCCCTCTGTGGGGTCAGTGCCACGGCTCCAGTGGTCACCACAGCCTGCGTCCTCTGGGGTTGATGCtcctgggctggggaggaggcgCCTCTCCTTCCAGGCCGAGTACTGGGCCTGTGTGCTTCCAGACTCCTTACCTCCTTCCCCCGACCGCCACTCCCCACTCTGGAACCCGAATAAAGAGTACGAAGACCTGCTGGACTATACTTACCCACTCAGGCCCAAGCCTCACCTCCCAAAGCACCTTGACAGCCACATGCTGGCTGACCCTGTGCTGCAGGACTCAGGTGTAGACCTGGATAGCTTTTCTGTTTCCCCCGCGAGCACCCTGAAGTCACCCACTAATGGCTCCCAGAATTGCCCATCAGCAGAGGCCTCTGCCCTGCTATTCTCTAGGCCCGGAGAGCCAAGCCTTAGGCGGTGGTCCTCTGGCATACCCCAGAAGCAGGGCAGTGTGGGGTTGGCGTCTTGTAACCAGCTCACATCTACCCCCAGAGCCCCGGGCGGTAGGGATGCTCCTtgggagagcagagagccagCCCCGAGGGGTGCGAAGGACTGGCTACCCATGGGCAAGCACCCTGAGGCGGGCTCTCCCCAGCGGAGGACATGGGAGAGAGGGTGGCCCTTGCccaggacagacagagagaagggagccagCCAGGGTGTCTGGCACCCTGCCTGCACAGAATCTGGATGGAAACCAGAAGAGGAGGTGGAAAGTGATGACGAGTATCTCGCCCTGCCCGCTCGGCTGACGCAGGTTTCTAGTTTAGTTTCACATCTAGGTTCCATCCCCACCTTGGTAACCCTGCCCACGGGGGCTGCCGAAGGGCAGACCTCCCTCGACGTGTCAGACAGCGATGGGCCAGCTTCCCTCCCGTCGGACTCTAGCCAAAGCCAGCTTCCTTCTGAGGCTGCCCTCAGAGGGTCCAGGGGCCCTGAGGGCCAGAACCACCGTTTGCTCTGCTCCTTCATCCATGCAAGGGGCTCTGCAGGGGAAGGCGGTCTGGGGAACAGCCAGGCCCTGGGAGTCTCCTCTGGACCCCTGAGAGCACACTCTTCTTTGCCAGCTGTGTGGGATCGGCATGCGTTCTTAGACCTAGATGCTGCAGGGCAGCCTCCTGGGAAAGGAGAGCCCGGAAAAGAATCACTCGTGCAGTGTGTGAAG ACATTCTGCTGTCAGCTGGAAGAGCTGATCCGCTGGCTGTATAACATAGCAGATGTTACCGACCACCTGATTCCATCCAAGTCCAATCTTACAGGTCTCAAGTCTTCTCTGCAGCTTTACCGG CAATTTAAGAAAGATATAGATGAACACCAGTCCCTGACTGAGAGTGTCTTACAGAAAGGGGAGATTCTTCTTCAGTGCCTGTTGGATAACACCCCAG TGTTAAAGGATGTCCTCGGGAGGATCTCGAAGCAGCCCAGTGAGCTGGAGAGCCATGCAGATCGCCTGTATGATGCCATCTTAGCTTCCCTGGACATGCTGGCCGGCTGCACCCTCATCCCTGACAACACGCCAGTGGCGCACAGGAGCACCGACGTGAAGGGGATTAGTCTGGTGAGTAGGCAACCCGAGAGAAGAAAACGTGTCCACTGGACCCCAGTGCCAGGTGAGGGTACAGAGCTCCTGCTCTAA
- the RAB1A gene encoding ras-related protein Rab-1A isoform X2: MSSMNPEYDYLFKLLLIGDSGVGKSCLLLRFADDTYTESYISTIGVDFKIRTIELDGKTIKLQIESFNNVKQWLQEIDRYASENVNKLLVGNKCDLTTKKVVDYTTAKEFADSLGIPFLETSAKNATNVEQSFMTMAAEIKKRMGPGATAGGAEKSNVKIQSTPVKQSGGGCC, from the exons tgattATTTATTCAAGTTACTTCTGATTGGCGACTCTGGGGTTGGAAAGTCTTGCCTCCTCCTTAGGTTTGCA gatGATACATATACAGAAAGCTACATCAGCACAATTGGTGTGGATTTCAAAATAAGAACTATAGAGTTAGATGGGAAAACAATCAAGCTTCAAATA GAGTCCTTCAATAATGTTAAACAGTGGCTGCAGGAAATAGACCGTTATGCCAGTGAAAACGTCAACAAGTTGTTGGTAGGGAACAAATGCGATCTGACCACAAAGAAAGTAGTAGACTACACAACAGCAAAG GAATTTGCGGATTCCCTTGGAATTCCATTCTTGGAAACCAGTGCTAAGAATGCAACGAATGTAGAACAGTCTTTCATGACGATGGCAGCTGAGATTAAAAAGCGAATGGGTCCTGGAGCAACAGCTGGTGGTGCAGAGAAGTCCAATGTTAAAATTCAGAGCACTCCGGTCAAGCAGTCAGGTGGAGGTTGCTGCTAA
- the RAB1A gene encoding ras-related protein Rab-1A isoform X1, with protein MSSMNPEYDYLFKLLLIGDSGVGKSCLLLRFADDTYTESYISTIGVDFKIRTIELDGKTIKLQIWDTAGQERFRTITSSYYRGAHGIIVVYDVTDQESFNNVKQWLQEIDRYASENVNKLLVGNKCDLTTKKVVDYTTAKEFADSLGIPFLETSAKNATNVEQSFMTMAAEIKKRMGPGATAGGAEKSNVKIQSTPVKQSGGGCC; from the exons tgattATTTATTCAAGTTACTTCTGATTGGCGACTCTGGGGTTGGAAAGTCTTGCCTCCTCCTTAGGTTTGCA gatGATACATATACAGAAAGCTACATCAGCACAATTGGTGTGGATTTCAAAATAAGAACTATAGAGTTAGATGGGAAAACAATCAAGCTTCAAATA TGGGACACAGCAGGCCAAGAAAGATTTCGAACAATCACCTCCAGTTATTACAGAGGAGCCCATGGCATCATAGTTGTGTATGATGTGACAGATCAG GAGTCCTTCAATAATGTTAAACAGTGGCTGCAGGAAATAGACCGTTATGCCAGTGAAAACGTCAACAAGTTGTTGGTAGGGAACAAATGCGATCTGACCACAAAGAAAGTAGTAGACTACACAACAGCAAAG GAATTTGCGGATTCCCTTGGAATTCCATTCTTGGAAACCAGTGCTAAGAATGCAACGAATGTAGAACAGTCTTTCATGACGATGGCAGCTGAGATTAAAAAGCGAATGGGTCCTGGAGCAACAGCTGGTGGTGCAGAGAAGTCCAATGTTAAAATTCAGAGCACTCCGGTCAAGCAGTCAGGTGGAGGTTGCTGCTAA